A window of Cellulomonas fimi contains these coding sequences:
- a CDS encoding DUF6458 family protein — protein sequence MGIGGGIALIVIGAILAFGVRDSIDAIDLTMIGYICIGAGVLALILALVINAQRSNTSHREVVDHRAVGTAQPVAQPVVQQPVQPVQQTPVQPVQQQQPPQAPPAPPAGA from the coding sequence ATGGGTATCGGAGGCGGCATCGCCCTGATCGTCATCGGCGCGATCCTCGCGTTCGGCGTCCGGGACAGCATCGACGCCATCGACCTGACGATGATCGGCTACATCTGCATCGGTGCGGGAGTGCTCGCGCTGATCCTGGCGCTGGTCATCAACGCGCAGCGCAGCAACACGTCGCACCGCGAGGTCGTCGACCACCGCGCGGTGGGCACGGCGCAGCCGGTCGCGCAGCCCGTGGTCCAGCAGCCGGTCCAGCCGGTGCAGCAGACCCCGGTGCAGCCGGTCCAGCAGCAGCAGCCCCCGCAGGCCCCGCCCGCGCCTCCCGCGGGCGCCTGA
- a CDS encoding S9 family peptidase has translation MPRVSGLVLSPDGTRLVTAVSTLDAKRTKYVTALWEVDPTGEKPARRLTRSAKGEASAAFTSGGDLLFTSARPDPDAKDGDDDPVPALWLLPADYAEARVVADRAAGVGGVRTAKDASVVLVSSDVLPSAPDAETDEKLRKARKDKKIAAILHDAYPVRYWDHDLGPDAPHLFTADLSADVVTPLAGDRDPRLTLRDATPDARAALVEQSAAIAPDGRTVVTGWTSYLARGDQRSELVAVDVASGERRTLVADEGADLYGPVVSPDGRWVVFTRESISTPHRAPQVTLQVVPLAGGEARTLAEGWDRWPHDPVWLPGSDGLLVLADDDGRGPVFRVDLASDTVTRVTADDAVFTDLQVSPDGRTAYALRSSYEAPAHPVRIDLAEAIASGAPVPATALVGPVATPTVPGRLTEVETTVTDGRRVRAWLALPDGASADRPAPLLLWIHGGPLGSWNTWSWRWNPWLLVAQGYAVLLPDPALSTGYGQDFVQAGWGSWGEAPFTDLMAVTDVAEARDDVDASRTAAMGGSFGGYMANWVAGHTDRFKAIVTHASLWALDQFGPTTDAAYYWEREMTAEMALENSPHRFVEKIVTPMLVVHGDKDYRVPIGEGLRLWYELVSRSGLPADDEGRTPHRFLYFPDENHWILSPQHAVVWYQVVQAFLAQHVLGEADVRYPEVLG, from the coding sequence ATCCCTCGGGTGTCGGGGTTGGTGCTGTCGCCCGACGGCACGCGGTTGGTGACGGCCGTGTCGACGCTCGACGCCAAGCGCACGAAGTACGTGACGGCGTTGTGGGAGGTCGACCCGACCGGTGAGAAGCCGGCCCGCCGGCTGACGCGCAGCGCGAAGGGTGAGGCGAGCGCGGCGTTCACGTCGGGCGGCGACCTGCTGTTCACGAGCGCGCGCCCCGACCCCGACGCGAAGGACGGCGACGACGACCCGGTCCCCGCGCTGTGGCTGCTGCCGGCGGACTACGCCGAGGCGCGCGTGGTCGCGGACCGTGCGGCGGGTGTCGGCGGGGTGCGGACGGCGAAGGACGCGTCGGTCGTGCTGGTGAGCAGCGACGTGCTGCCGTCGGCGCCGGACGCGGAGACCGACGAGAAGCTCCGCAAGGCCCGCAAGGACAAGAAGATCGCGGCGATCCTGCACGACGCGTACCCGGTCCGGTACTGGGACCACGACCTGGGCCCGGACGCGCCGCACCTGTTCACGGCGGACCTGTCGGCGGACGTGGTGACGCCGCTCGCGGGTGACCGGGACCCGCGCCTCACGCTGCGGGACGCGACGCCGGACGCGCGCGCGGCGCTCGTCGAGCAGTCGGCGGCGATCGCGCCCGACGGCCGCACGGTCGTGACGGGCTGGACGTCCTACCTGGCGCGCGGGGACCAGCGCAGCGAGCTCGTAGCGGTCGACGTCGCGAGCGGGGAGCGGCGGACGCTCGTCGCGGACGAGGGCGCCGACCTGTACGGGCCGGTCGTGTCGCCGGACGGCCGATGGGTCGTCTTCACGCGCGAGTCGATCTCGACGCCGCACCGCGCGCCGCAGGTGACGTTGCAGGTCGTGCCGCTCGCGGGCGGTGAGGCGCGCACGCTCGCCGAGGGCTGGGACCGCTGGCCGCACGACCCGGTGTGGCTGCCGGGGTCGGACGGGCTGCTCGTGCTGGCCGACGACGACGGGCGCGGGCCGGTGTTCCGGGTCGACCTCGCGTCGGACACGGTGACGCGGGTGACGGCGGACGATGCGGTGTTCACGGACCTGCAGGTCAGCCCCGACGGGCGGACCGCGTACGCGCTGCGCTCGTCGTACGAGGCGCCCGCGCACCCGGTGCGGATCGACCTGGCGGAGGCGATCGCGTCGGGCGCGCCGGTCCCGGCGACGGCACTCGTCGGGCCGGTGGCGACGCCGACCGTCCCGGGTCGGCTGACGGAGGTCGAGACGACCGTCACGGACGGCCGACGCGTGCGCGCGTGGCTCGCGCTGCCCGACGGTGCGAGCGCCGACCGCCCCGCGCCGCTGCTGCTGTGGATCCACGGTGGCCCGCTCGGGTCGTGGAACACGTGGTCGTGGCGGTGGAACCCGTGGCTGCTGGTCGCGCAGGGGTACGCGGTGCTGCTGCCGGACCCGGCGCTGTCGACCGGCTACGGGCAGGACTTCGTCCAGGCCGGATGGGGCTCGTGGGGCGAGGCGCCGTTCACGGACCTCATGGCGGTCACGGACGTCGCGGAGGCGCGCGACGACGTCGACGCGTCCCGCACGGCGGCGATGGGTGGCTCGTTCGGCGGCTACATGGCCAACTGGGTCGCGGGGCACACGGACCGGTTCAAGGCGATCGTCACGCACGCGAGCCTGTGGGCGCTGGACCAGTTCGGCCCGACGACGGACGCGGCGTACTACTGGGAGCGCGAGATGACCGCCGAGATGGCGCTCGAGAACTCGCCGCACCGGTTCGTCGAGAAGATCGTCACGCCGATGCTCGTGGTGCACGGCGACAAGGACTACCGGGTGCCGATCGGGGAGGGCCTGCGGCTCTGGTACGAGCTGGTGTCGCGGTCCGGGCTGCCGGCCGACGACGAGGGGCGCACGCCGCACCGGTTCCTCTACTTCCCGGACGAGAACCACTGGATCCTCAGCCCGCAGCACGCGGTCGTCTGGTACCAGGTGGTGCAGGCGTTCCTCGCGCAGCACGTGCTCGGCGAGGCCGACGTCCGGTACCCGGAGGTGCTCGGCTGA
- a CDS encoding type IV toxin-antitoxin system AbiEi family antitoxin domain-containing protein, which translates to MPGRSDVPLPLLTLARRQGGLVSAAQASLAGVGGSRRTRLVSSGRWVRRTRSVYEVMPGRARTVDERRQTAAWLGLLAFGPDAVAVGAAALVLHGVAGLPADVRPEVALPGGRHLRDRDGITVRCFGDPTPFPVRRYGAGRVAQLPWALAQALPGLGTRHAVAVLDDVLRRGLLPAQALGDVRRLVAGRRGAAAARDVWGLVDPRAESPLESFARVDCVAAGVAPDDLQVVVRSADGAFLGRADLGWRLDGHRWLLAEMDGREVHETPDAVLRDRRRQNALLATGRVTLLRFTAADLGASGPLVRTITAALPPHRRPGCGDRSRGVSGHQTRVGGGGGPGGRDRTGR; encoded by the coding sequence ATGCCTGGCCGGTCCGACGTCCCGTTGCCTCTGCTCACGCTCGCTCGACGCCAGGGCGGGCTCGTGTCCGCCGCGCAGGCCTCGCTCGCAGGCGTCGGAGGCAGCAGACGGACGCGGCTCGTGTCGTCGGGGCGGTGGGTCCGACGCACCAGGTCGGTGTACGAGGTCATGCCCGGCCGGGCGCGGACGGTCGACGAGCGGCGGCAGACCGCCGCGTGGCTCGGGCTGCTCGCGTTCGGCCCGGACGCGGTCGCGGTCGGTGCCGCGGCGCTCGTGCTGCACGGGGTCGCCGGGCTCCCGGCGGACGTCCGACCGGAGGTCGCGCTCCCGGGCGGCCGTCATCTCCGGGACCGCGACGGCATCACCGTGCGGTGCTTCGGCGACCCGACACCGTTCCCGGTCCGCCGGTACGGCGCAGGGCGCGTCGCGCAGCTGCCGTGGGCGCTCGCTCAGGCACTGCCCGGTCTGGGCACGCGCCACGCCGTCGCGGTGCTCGACGACGTGCTGCGCCGCGGGCTGCTCCCGGCCCAGGCGCTCGGGGACGTCCGTCGGCTGGTCGCGGGTCGCCGCGGTGCAGCCGCCGCGCGCGACGTCTGGGGTCTTGTCGACCCGCGGGCGGAGTCGCCGCTCGAGTCGTTCGCGCGCGTGGACTGCGTCGCCGCGGGCGTGGCGCCGGACGACCTGCAGGTCGTCGTCCGGTCGGCGGATGGGGCGTTCCTCGGCCGGGCGGACCTGGGGTGGCGGCTCGACGGCCACCGGTGGTTGCTGGCCGAGATGGACGGGCGCGAGGTGCACGAGACGCCCGACGCCGTGCTCCGCGACCGACGACGTCAGAACGCGCTGCTCGCCACGGGCCGCGTGACCCTCCTCCGCTTCACCGCCGCCGACCTCGGCGCGTCGGGACCGTTGGTCCGCACGATCACCGCCGCCCTCCCGCCCCATCGTCGACCCGGGTGTGGTGACCGCTCCCGCGGCGTTTCCGGTCACCAGACCCGGGTCGGCGGGGGAGGCGGTCCGGGTGGGCGTGATAGGACGGGGCGGTGA
- a CDS encoding PhoX family protein, with amino-acid sequence MTTTDDRPGPTPSRRALLPFLPMAGHTSGKRSPVTCHLKCGDACAQPVPNTTDNPYFRDVVDAALSRRAVLAGAVVAGAAVAIAPVIGDATPAAAHGPGGGPRGRLGFTPIAPVPAATDAFTVPAGYQWRPLVRWGDPLLSSRDRFDPTTVTPEVAERLFGYNCDYVDVLEDRDGRSGVLVVNHEYTNENIMFPPATTPEELDRQRRVAMASHGLSVVGLYRERKGKPWTYKVGARANRRITASTPFTFSGPAAGSALLRTVADPAGTTARGTLNNCAGGTTPWGTVLSGEENVNQYFRTAGTSAADKRYGFADKATTRGWENVDPRFDARNPGYENEPHRFGWIVEVDPEDPTAPPVKHTALGRFKHEGANVIVGRSGHVAAYMGDDERFDYLYKFVAKDRYREGRRHRDANKRLLTAGNLYVARFLGDSPVSEITGTGALPSDGAFDGTGEWIPLVLDGVSQVPGFTTEEVLVFTRLAADAVGATKMDRPEDVEPNPVTGRVYVACTNNTDRGAAGKEGATESNPRVTNRHGHVVELTEASNDPRSLTFGWSILLLCGDPATTTGTYFAGFPPEKVSPISCPDNVAFDSSGNLWISTDGQPGTIGYCDGLFKVPLAGRERGHVQQFLAVPRGAETCGPVVRDRDEMVYVAVQHPGEDGTWAAQQSYFPDYVTPGSLSAGRWGGPRPSVVQVYRS; translated from the coding sequence ATGACGACCACCGACGACCGTCCCGGACCCACCCCCTCCCGCCGCGCGCTCCTGCCGTTCCTGCCGATGGCGGGGCACACGTCGGGCAAGCGGTCGCCCGTGACGTGCCACCTCAAGTGCGGCGACGCGTGCGCGCAGCCCGTCCCGAACACGACCGACAACCCGTACTTCCGTGACGTCGTCGACGCCGCACTGAGCCGTCGCGCCGTCCTCGCGGGTGCCGTCGTGGCCGGCGCGGCCGTCGCGATCGCGCCCGTGATCGGGGACGCGACGCCCGCCGCCGCGCACGGTCCGGGCGGCGGCCCGCGCGGTCGTCTCGGCTTCACCCCGATCGCACCCGTCCCCGCCGCGACCGACGCGTTCACCGTGCCCGCCGGGTACCAGTGGCGGCCGCTCGTGCGCTGGGGCGACCCGCTGCTGTCGTCGCGTGACCGGTTCGACCCCACGACGGTCACGCCCGAGGTCGCGGAGCGGCTGTTCGGCTACAACTGCGACTACGTCGACGTCCTCGAGGACCGCGACGGCCGCTCGGGGGTGCTCGTGGTGAACCACGAGTACACGAACGAGAACATCATGTTCCCGCCCGCGACGACGCCCGAGGAGCTCGACCGGCAGCGTCGCGTCGCGATGGCGTCGCACGGCCTGTCCGTCGTCGGCCTGTACCGCGAGCGCAAGGGCAAGCCGTGGACCTACAAGGTCGGCGCGCGCGCGAACCGGCGGATCACCGCGTCGACGCCGTTCACGTTCTCCGGCCCGGCGGCCGGCTCGGCGCTGCTGCGGACCGTCGCCGACCCCGCGGGCACGACAGCGCGCGGCACGCTCAACAACTGCGCGGGCGGCACGACGCCGTGGGGCACCGTCCTGTCGGGCGAGGAGAACGTCAACCAGTACTTCCGCACCGCCGGGACGTCGGCGGCCGACAAGCGGTACGGCTTCGCCGACAAGGCGACGACGCGCGGTTGGGAGAACGTCGACCCGCGCTTCGACGCCCGCAACCCCGGGTACGAGAACGAGCCGCACCGCTTCGGCTGGATCGTCGAGGTCGACCCCGAGGACCCGACCGCTCCGCCCGTGAAGCACACCGCGCTGGGCCGGTTCAAGCACGAGGGCGCGAACGTCATCGTCGGGCGGTCGGGCCACGTCGCCGCGTACATGGGTGACGACGAGCGGTTCGACTACCTCTACAAGTTCGTGGCGAAGGACCGCTACCGCGAGGGCCGGCGGCATCGCGACGCGAACAAGCGCCTCCTGACAGCCGGCAACCTGTACGTCGCGCGGTTCCTCGGCGACTCGCCCGTCTCCGAGATCACCGGGACGGGCGCGCTGCCGTCCGACGGGGCGTTCGACGGGACCGGCGAGTGGATCCCGCTCGTGCTCGACGGCGTCTCGCAGGTGCCGGGCTTCACGACCGAGGAGGTGCTCGTCTTCACGCGGCTCGCGGCCGACGCCGTCGGCGCCACGAAGATGGACCGCCCCGAGGACGTCGAGCCCAACCCCGTGACCGGTCGTGTGTACGTCGCGTGCACCAACAACACCGACCGCGGTGCCGCCGGCAAGGAGGGCGCGACCGAGTCGAACCCGCGTGTCACGAACCGGCACGGGCACGTCGTCGAGCTCACCGAGGCGTCGAACGACCCCCGGTCGCTCACGTTCGGCTGGAGCATCCTGCTGCTCTGCGGCGACCCCGCGACGACGACCGGCACGTACTTCGCGGGCTTCCCGCCCGAGAAGGTGTCGCCGATCTCGTGCCCCGACAACGTCGCGTTCGACTCGTCGGGCAACCTGTGGATCTCGACCGACGGCCAGCCCGGCACGATCGGGTACTGCGACGGCCTGTTCAAGGTGCCGCTCGCGGGTCGTGAGCGGGGGCACGTCCAGCAGTTCCTGGCCGTGCCGCGCGGCGCCGAGACGTGCGGCCCGGTCGTGCGCGACCGCGACGAGATGGTCTACGTCGCCGTCCAGCACCCCGGCGAGGACGGCACGTGGGCGGCGCAGCAGTCCTACTTCCCGGACTACGTCACCCCGGGCTCCCTGTCGGCCGGCCGCTGGGGCGGCCCCCGCCCCTCGGTCGTCCAGGTCTACCGCTCCTGA